ATATTTCCTTTGGGTTGAATCCGGCGGCGCGGCAAGTGTTGAATTCGATGTTCTTGCATGAAGCGATGCAAGTTGGGATGGATTCAGCAATTGTTAGCGCGAATAAGATTTTACCCTTGGCAAAAATCGAGCCGCAACATCAAGAAATCTGCCGTAAGTTGATTTATGATGAGCGCAAATTTGATGGGGATGTTTGCGTTTATGATCCCTTGGGCGAATTGACGACGTTGTTTGAAGGGAAAACAACGAAGCGGGATCGCTCTCAAGATGAAAACAAGCCGGTGGAAGAACGGCTGAAACAGCATATCATTGACGGTGAACGCATTGGACTAGAAGAACAACTCACTAAAGCCTTAGAAAAATATCCTCCCCTCGATATTATTAACATTTTCCTGCTGGATGGCATGAAAGTTGTGGGTGAGTTGTTTGGTTCGGGTCAAATGCAATTGCCGTTTGTGCTGCAATCAGCGGAAACGATGAAGGCGGCTGTGGCTTATTTACAACCTTTCATGGAAAAGGAAGAAGCCGGGGAGAGTAATGCCAAAGGAACGGTGATCATTGCCACTGTTAAAGGGGATGTTCACGACATTGGTAAAAATTTGGTTGATATCATCCTTTCTAATAATGGATATCGGGTGATTAACTTAGGAATTAAGCAGCCGGTGGATACCATTATTGAGGCTTACGAAAAGTACAAGGCTGATTGTATTGCCATGAGTGGACTGCTGGTCAAGTCTACGGCGTTTATGAAGGACAATCTGGAGACGTTTAATGAACGGGGAATTACGGTGCCGGTGATTTTAGGGGGTGCGGCGCTGACTCCTAAGTTTGTCCATGAGGATTGCCAAAATGCTTACAGAGGTAAGGTTATTTATGGCAAGGATGCATTTTCTGATTTGCATTTCATGGATAAATTGATGCCGGCAAAGGCTGCGGAAAAATGGGATAATTTCAAAGGGTTTTTAGATGAGTTTGCAACTGCAGATGACAGCAAACTAACGCAGATCGAAGAGAACAATCTGCGTTCATCTGAGGCTGCCGGCAATTCTGAAGCCGATCAAGTGCCGGTGGAGATCGATACGCGCCGATCTGAAGCAGTGGCGGTGGATATTGAGCGCCCAACGCCGCCTTTCTGGGGAACGCAAATATTGCAGCCGGCAGATATTTCTTTGGAAGAAATCTTCGGCTATTTAGATTTGCAGGCGCTGATTGCAGGACAATGGCAATTCCGTAAGCCTAAAGAACAATCGCGGGAAGAATACGATGCTTTCTTGGCTGAAAAAGTCTATCCGGTTTTGGCAGAATGGAAGCAGCGCGTGATTGCTGAAAATCTTTTGCATCCGACGGTGGTTTACGGATATTTCCCCTGTCAATCTGAGGGCAATTCCCTTCACCTTTATGATCCAGAAATCATGAAGAATGGGCAAGCTGCCGGCGATCTGACACCTGTTGCAACTTTCAATTTTCCCCGACAAAGATCGATGCGCCGGTTGTGTATTGCTGACTTTTTTGCTTCCAAAGACTCGGGTAAAATAGATGTTTTCCCCATGCAGGCGGTGACGGTAGGCAATATTGCAACGGAGTACGCCCAAAAGCTATTTGGCAATAACCAGTACACCGATTATCTCTATTTCCACGGGTTAGCGGTGCAGACGGCGGAAGCGGTAGCCGAATGGACTCATGCGCGAATTCGTCGGGAGTTGGGATTTGGCAGTGAAGAACCGGCAAATATTCGGGATATGTTAGCGCAGCGATATCGCGGTTCGCGCTATAGTTTTGGCTATCCCGCTTGCCCGAATATGTCCGATCAATACAAGCAGTTAGAATTGTTGGGTTCTGATCGCATCAATCTCTTGATGGATGAAAGTGAGCAGCTTTATCCCGAACAATCTACTACTGCAATCATCACTTATCACCCCGCTGCAAAATACTTCAGCGCTTAATTTTATAGGGTGGGCATTTGCTCACCCTATTATTTTGACAAAAAAGATCATAAAGGACAAATAACATGAAGAGTTTTGATGTCGTTGTTGTGGGTGCCGGCCCGTCTGGAGGTCAGTGTGCTAGGCTATTAGCAAAATCTGGTAAAAAAGTTTTACTCGTTGAGCAATATGAGAATTTTTATAAAAATAATTTTTCCAGCGCCGGCACACCCATAGAAACGCTGAATCAATTCGATTTACCTGAAGGCGTTGTCGGCAGTTTTTGGGACAAAATTGTTATTGTTACAACCAAAGCCAGCCAAACTTGGCAATCTGAAAAGCGCTTAGGTGCTGTATTGAATTTTGCTAAACTCCGAGAATTCTTAGCCAGTGAAGTTGAATCTCTGGGTGGCGAAGTTTGGATGGGCTATCGTTATGTTAGAAATGAGCAACACGACGGTAAAACGATTGTTGAGTTCAAGCAACGTACTGGCGATGAAATTCTCCAGGTTAGCACTCAAGTTCTGGTTGATGCCACCGGCCCTGTGAGAGCGCTCATGTATGAAAAGGAAAGCGATAAGCCTGATTTCTTGAGTGGAACGGGAATTGAGTATTTAATCGAAGTCTCTGAAGAAGATTATAACAAATATTCGCAATCTTTAATCTTTTTTTTGGGGCATAAATGGATGCCAAAAGGATATTCTTGGATTTTTCCAATGGAAAATAATCTACTCAAAGTCGGGGCAGGCCGATTAAATGAAGCGCATAAAATTGTTACAGAAAAAGCAACTTTTAAACACTATATTGAACTGATTATAAAAGAGTATATTCAAGCCAAGGAATACAAACTTGTCGAAATACACGGTGCAACGCTGCAATATTCAAAGGGTTTGCAAGATATCTATTACAAAAATAATATAATTGCGATTGGAGATGCAGTTTCAACGGTTAATTTTCTAGGGGGTGAAGGCATCCGACACGGGATGTATAGTGCAGAAATCGCTTGTGATTATATTTGTCAATATTTAAATTCTCAAATTTCCGACTTTGGCGGCTATCAAAAACAGATGCAGCAACACTTTGCAGCAAAATGGAATCTGTCGGAAAGGCTGGGAATGAAGAAATATTTAGAAGATAGCGACGAACTCATCGATAAAGGTGTCAGTTATTTGAGTTCATTGACAGCGGAGGATTTGATGGAAATTCTGTTCCATTATAATTTTAGCAAGCTGTATAAAGGGTTTAGCCGGCTGTTGAAGCGCAAAATTTATTCATTATTTCAAGGCGTTCGCAAAGCAGTTAACTGGAAATTCAAGATACAATGACAAGAAGGAATTTATGTTTTCCTTGTCCTTTTACTCTTGAACCGTTGAGATGTCTAACACAAACCAGGTGTATCCCGTTATTTGGCAAGAAGATCGCGTTGTGCTGATCGATCAAACTCGCTTGCCGGCTGAGTATACAGTTGTCGAAATTAGCCGCTATGAAGACATGGCAGAGGCGATTAAAACGATGATTGTGCGAGGTGCACCGGCAATTGGTGTCGCGGCTGCTTATGGGGTGTATCTGGGTGCGCGAGAAATTCAAACAGAGGATCGCAGCGAATTTTTAAATCAGCTAGAAGAAATCGCTGCAATATTGCGTTCAACTCGTCCGACAGCCGTTAATTTGTTTTGGGCGATTGCACGGATGTTAAATACAGCCCGTCAAACGCTGGGACCTGTTGATTACCTCAAACAAGTCTTGCTAGAAATGGCACAAACCATTCAAGCGGAAGATTTGCAAACGTGTAAAGACATTGGCGATCGCGGTTTAGAAGTTTTGCCTCGCACACCAGAAAAATTGCGAATTTTGACGCATTGCAATGCCGGCGCTTTGGCAACTGCTGGCTACGGAACTGCTTTAGGTGTGGTGCGATCTGCATGGAGTGCGGGACGTTTAGAAAGGGTTTATGCAGATGAAACTCGGCCCCGTTTGCAAGGCGCAAAACTAACAGCTTGGGAATGTGTACATGAAGGAATTCCTGTTACCCTCATCACCGACAATATGGCAGCGCACTGCATGAAACAAGGGCTAATTGATGCCGTTGTTGTGGGTGCAGATCGCATTGCGGCGAATGGTGATGCGGCGAATAAAATTGGCACTTACAGTTTAGCAATTGTTGCCAAAGCTCACAAAATTCCGTTCTTTGTGGCTGCACCGCTTTCAACGATTGATTTTCAGTTGGTTAATGGCAGCTTGATTCCCATTGAAGAACGCGATCCCTCTGAAGTTTACCAAGTGGGTGAAACGCGGCTGACGCCAGTGGGTGTTGAATTTTACAATCCCGCCTTTGATGTGACGCCGGCAGAATATATTACGGCAATTGTTACAGAATATGGCGCAGTCGCTCCTGGTGAGTTACAACAGTTTCAGACCAAACAAGCGGTTTAACTGGAACTAATACCAACTCCGGTTTACCTAGACTTTTTTGCTCCTGAAAAAACTATTAGCCTTGGATCAAAACTCGATTTGGTATTAGTTCTCTAAACAGGACTTTCGCTATCAGCCAGGGATTTAAATCCCTGGCTGATAGCGGTCTGGCTCGTTTAAATTGGATAAAAATGGGGATTTTTTTAACCGCAGATGACCGCAGATAAACGCAGATAAGAACGCAGATAAAATTGAGGGTTGGATGCGTTTTAAGATGGGATCTTAAGTTTTTTTAAAGGGTTTTTGTTACTGTAACGGGTGTTAGTTAGGTAACTGAAGCTATAAAAGGATTTGATAAAAGTTATGCCGGCAGAGAATATGCCGCGCAATTTTTGGAGTCTAAAAATTTAGAGAAAGGGTTGATTTCGTCTACACCGGGTAAAGCAGATCACCGGCAGACGGATCGAACACAAAAAGTTGGCTGAGATCGAGTTGTACAGAAATTCGATCATCCGGACGTCCCCGCCAATTTGCTGGGGCTTGAATATTTAAGAAACTACTCGAACCGGCCAACCCAGCACGAATTAAAGTTTCCCGTCCCAAGGGTTCCACGACCTTCACTTCAACGGTTAATTGTGCTGAGTGAAGTGTTTCATCTTTTTCTGGGTAATTATTGGTTAACTGGGAATTTTCAATTCTGATGTGTTCTGGGCGAATTCCTAAATCAAAACCTTGCCCTTCAGTCGGTCGCACTTTATCTCGAATTGCCGGCACACAAGGGATAAATTGCTCATTTACTCGAAACCCATTTTCAGAATAGATTGCCGGCAAAATATTCATCGGAGGATTGCCTAAAAATGCCGCCACCATCCGGTTAGCCGGTCGCCCATAAATCGTTTGAGGGTCGCCAATTTGCTGAATTCTTCCCCGGTTAAGCACCACAATTTTATCAGCCAGCGTCATCGCCTCTACTTGATCGTGGGTAACATAAATTGTTGTAATACCCAGCCGGTGGTGCAACTGCTTTAATTCTGCGCGTGTATCATCCCGCAACTGCGCGTCTAAATTTGACAACGGTTCATCTAACAAAAATACCTTGGGTTCCCGTGCGATTGCCCGTCCTAATGCGACCCGCTGTTGTTGTCCCCCTGATAGTTGTTTCGGTTTGCGGTTTAGGAGATGATCAAGGTTGAGTGATCGCGCCACTGTCTCAACTCGTTCCCGAATTTTTGTAGAGTCAGTTTTTCGCATTTTCAAGCCAAATGCGAGGTTTTCTGCTACGGTCATGTGGGGATAAAGTGCGTAATTTTGGAACACCATCGCCACATCTCTCGCCCTCGCCGGCACCCCATTTACCAGGCTGTCGCCGATATAAAGATTGCCGGTTGTTGCAGATTCTAAGCCGGCAATTGTCCGCATAATAGTAGACTTGCCACACCCAGAGGGACCCACTAACACCCAGAATTCCCCATCAGGGACTTCAAAGGTAATATCTTCAATTGCGGTGACGCCACCAAAGCGGCGAGTGATTTTTTCTAAACGAACGTTTGCCATTTTTAGTTCTGCAGCGCAGCAACCCCAACAATGAT
Above is a genomic segment from Microcoleus sp. FACHB-68 containing:
- the metH gene encoding methionine synthase; translation: MNSPFLERLHHPDRPVIVFDGAMGTNIQSQNLTAEDFGGAEYEGCNEYLVFTKPEAIEKVHRDFLAAGADVVETDTFGASSFVLAEYNLADQAYSLNKTAAELAKRVAAEFSTPEKPRFVAGSIGPGTKLPTLGHIDFDTLTTAFAEQAEGLYDGGVDLLIVETCQDVLQIKAALNGIEQVFQKKGERRPLMVSVTMENFGTMLVGSEINAALTILQPYPIDILGLNCATGPDLMKDHIRYLSEHSPFVVSCVPNAGLPENVGGQAHYKLTPMELRMALMHFIEDLGVQIIGGCCGTRPAHIEQLAELSKTLKPKQRNFYFEPAAASIYSAQPYDQDNSFLIVGERLNASGSKKCRDLLNAEDWDGLVALAREQEREGAHVLDVNVDYVGRDGVRDMHEVVSRVVTNAKLPLMLDSTEWEKMEAGLKVAGGKCLLNSTNYEDGEPRFYKVLDLAKKYGAGVVVGTIDEEGMARTAERKFAIARRAYNDAIAYGLQPYEIFFDPLALPISTGIEEDRANGKATIEAIRQIRQELPGCHIILGVSNISFGLNPAARQVLNSMFLHEAMQVGMDSAIVSANKILPLAKIEPQHQEICRKLIYDERKFDGDVCVYDPLGELTTLFEGKTTKRDRSQDENKPVEERLKQHIIDGERIGLEEQLTKALEKYPPLDIINIFLLDGMKVVGELFGSGQMQLPFVLQSAETMKAAVAYLQPFMEKEEAGESNAKGTVIIATVKGDVHDIGKNLVDIILSNNGYRVINLGIKQPVDTIIEAYEKYKADCIAMSGLLVKSTAFMKDNLETFNERGITVPVILGGAALTPKFVHEDCQNAYRGKVIYGKDAFSDLHFMDKLMPAKAAEKWDNFKGFLDEFATADDSKLTQIEENNLRSSEAAGNSEADQVPVEIDTRRSEAVAVDIERPTPPFWGTQILQPADISLEEIFGYLDLQALIAGQWQFRKPKEQSREEYDAFLAEKVYPVLAEWKQRVIAENLLHPTVVYGYFPCQSEGNSLHLYDPEIMKNGQAAGDLTPVATFNFPRQRSMRRLCIADFFASKDSGKIDVFPMQAVTVGNIATEYAQKLFGNNQYTDYLYFHGLAVQTAEAVAEWTHARIRRELGFGSEEPANIRDMLAQRYRGSRYSFGYPACPNMSDQYKQLELLGSDRINLLMDESEQLYPEQSTTAIITYHPAAKYFSA
- a CDS encoding NAD(P)/FAD-dependent oxidoreductase — its product is MKSFDVVVVGAGPSGGQCARLLAKSGKKVLLVEQYENFYKNNFSSAGTPIETLNQFDLPEGVVGSFWDKIVIVTTKASQTWQSEKRLGAVLNFAKLREFLASEVESLGGEVWMGYRYVRNEQHDGKTIVEFKQRTGDEILQVSTQVLVDATGPVRALMYEKESDKPDFLSGTGIEYLIEVSEEDYNKYSQSLIFFLGHKWMPKGYSWIFPMENNLLKVGAGRLNEAHKIVTEKATFKHYIELIIKEYIQAKEYKLVEIHGATLQYSKGLQDIYYKNNIIAIGDAVSTVNFLGGEGIRHGMYSAEIACDYICQYLNSQISDFGGYQKQMQQHFAAKWNLSERLGMKKYLEDSDELIDKGVSYLSSLTAEDLMEILFHYNFSKLYKGFSRLLKRKIYSLFQGVRKAVNWKFKIQ
- the mtnA gene encoding S-methyl-5-thioribose-1-phosphate isomerase, producing MSNTNQVYPVIWQEDRVVLIDQTRLPAEYTVVEISRYEDMAEAIKTMIVRGAPAIGVAAAYGVYLGAREIQTEDRSEFLNQLEEIAAILRSTRPTAVNLFWAIARMLNTARQTLGPVDYLKQVLLEMAQTIQAEDLQTCKDIGDRGLEVLPRTPEKLRILTHCNAGALATAGYGTALGVVRSAWSAGRLERVYADETRPRLQGAKLTAWECVHEGIPVTLITDNMAAHCMKQGLIDAVVVGADRIAANGDAANKIGTYSLAIVAKAHKIPFFVAAPLSTIDFQLVNGSLIPIEERDPSEVYQVGETRLTPVGVEFYNPAFDVTPAEYITAIVTEYGAVAPGELQQFQTKQAV
- a CDS encoding ABC transporter ATP-binding protein, producing MANVRLEKITRRFGGVTAIEDITFEVPDGEFWVLVGPSGCGKSTIMRTIAGLESATTGNLYIGDSLVNGVPARARDVAMVFQNYALYPHMTVAENLAFGLKMRKTDSTKIRERVETVARSLNLDHLLNRKPKQLSGGQQQRVALGRAIAREPKVFLLDEPLSNLDAQLRDDTRAELKQLHHRLGITTIYVTHDQVEAMTLADKIVVLNRGRIQQIGDPQTIYGRPANRMVAAFLGNPPMNILPAIYSENGFRVNEQFIPCVPAIRDKVRPTEGQGFDLGIRPEHIRIENSQLTNNYPEKDETLHSAQLTVEVKVVEPLGRETLIRAGLAGSSSFLNIQAPANWRGRPDDRISVQLDLSQLFVFDPSAGDLLYPV